AGCGCACGCGGCTGACGCCATGACGCAGGTTGACGCGATACGTCCCGCGCGTGACTGCATGCGAGGAAGCTGCTCCATCAGCACGAACTCGCTCGGGGGGACGTGCTGTCGAATGACGCGCAGCTGGCCGCGACGGAGCCCATCAACGCTCGAGCCGCCTGGGCTCGTGACAGGCCCCAGCAACCCTGACTACCGCCATGGCGGTATTGAAGGGCCGAGTCCTTTGTCACATCAGCGCAGCGCGAACCGCTTCCTGTAGGAACCTGGAGACAGTCCGGTGCGAGCCTTGAAGCGGCGGCGGAACGACGTGGTGTCGGCGTAGCCGACGGACTGGGAAATGTCCTCCACGGTTCGAGGCGTGGTCTCCAGGAGTCGCCGGGCGGCCTCGATGCGCAGGCGCTGGACGTAGTCCAGGGGCGTATCGCCAGTGGCCTTTCGGAACCGACGCAGCAGCGTGCGCTCGCCCAGGCTCGCGGCACCGGCCGCTCCCGCCAGGGTCACCGGCTCCGAGAGGTGCGCCTCCAGCCACTCCTGGGCGCGCAGCACGGCGGTGTCGCCGTGGTCGCGAGGCGTGGCGTGCACCCCGTCGGGGGCATGGAACCGACGGCCGGGTTCCACCAGGAGCATCCTGGCGCAAAGCGCGGCCAGCTCCGCGGAGACCTGCTTCGCGACCAGGTGCAGGCAGAGGTCCAGGCAGGCAGTGATGCCGCCCGTGGTGAGCACGTCGCCATGGTCCACCAGGAGCAATTCCGGCTTGAGCGCCACGCGCGGATAGCGGGTCGCGAAGTCTCGGGCCAACCCCCAGTGGGTGGTGGCCTCACGGCCCTCCAGGAGCCCTGCCTCGGCCAGCAGGAAGGCACCCGCGCACACCGCCGCCAGCTTCGCGCCCCGCGTGTGCTGTCCCGCCAGCCAGTCCCGGGTGGAGCGCTCCGCCACGCATTGTTCCAGGTCGCCCACGAGCGCGGGGATGATGACGACGTCGAAGCGTTCCGTCGGGGCCGGCACTCGCGCAGGGCCCAGCATCAGGCCATGGAAGCTGCGCACGGGGCCGGGGAGGGGCGCCACGAGCTCCGTCGTGAAGGGTTCTCCGCCTCCCTGGTCCCTGCTCAGGCGGTTGGCCATGGCGAATACGTCCAGCGGGCCCGCGACGCTGGAGGCCACGCAGCCCTCCAGGGCCAGCACCGCGACACGAATCGACGAGGACCCGGCAGGCATGTGCGTTTGTCGGTTTCCGCCCCGGATTTGTCAATCCGGACACTCCCGTCGGGGCGCGGGCCCGCGTATTCGACGTGGCGAGGCACCAGGACCCGAACCAAGGAGGACGTCCGTGGAGAACACCGCACTGCTGCTCATCGACATCCAGAATGACTATTTCCCCGGGGGGCGGTTCGAACTGGATCGCTCGGATGCCGCGGCCACGAAGGCCCGGGCGGCCCTGGACTTCTTCCGGGAGCGCGGCGCTCCGGTCATCCACATTCGCCACGAATCACCGCAGCCCGGCGCCACCTTCTTCCTGCCAGGGACTCCGGGCGCGGAGCTTCATCCTCGAGTCGCGCCTCGACAGGGTGAAGCGGTGGTGCTCAAGCACTTCCCCAACAGCTTCCGTGAGACGGACCTCCAGGAACGTCTGCGAGCCCTGGAGGTGAAGCACCTGGTGGTCGTTGGGATGATGACCCTCATGTGCGTGGATGCCACGGTGCGGGCGGCCGCGGATCTGGGCTACACGGTCACCGTGCTCGGGGATGCGTGCGCGGCCCGGAGCCTGGAGTTCCAGGGCCAGCACGTGCCCGCGCCCCAGGTCCATGCCGCGTTCCTGGCGGCGTTGGGCATGGGCTACGCCAGGGTCCTGCCGACCGCCGACTTCCTGGCCCAGGCCGGACGCTGACCGGAGGGGTCGAGCAGCGCCGCCTCGACCCCCGCCGGCCGCTGCTACTGGCTCGTGAGCGCGTACGGCCTGAGCGACACCACCGCGTTGCCGCGGGCTCCGGTGTGGTTGGTGTAG
This genomic window from Corallococcus caeni contains:
- a CDS encoding cysteine hydrolase family protein translates to MENTALLLIDIQNDYFPGGRFELDRSDAAATKARAALDFFRERGAPVIHIRHESPQPGATFFLPGTPGAELHPRVAPRQGEAVVLKHFPNSFRETDLQERLRALEVKHLVVVGMMTLMCVDATVRAAADLGYTVTVLGDACAARSLEFQGQHVPAPQVHAAFLAALGMGYARVLPTADFLAQAGR
- a CDS encoding GlxA family transcriptional regulator; translated protein: MPAGSSSIRVAVLALEGCVASSVAGPLDVFAMANRLSRDQGGGEPFTTELVAPLPGPVRSFHGLMLGPARVPAPTERFDVVIIPALVGDLEQCVAERSTRDWLAGQHTRGAKLAAVCAGAFLLAEAGLLEGREATTHWGLARDFATRYPRVALKPELLLVDHGDVLTTGGITACLDLCLHLVAKQVSAELAALCARMLLVEPGRRFHAPDGVHATPRDHGDTAVLRAQEWLEAHLSEPVTLAGAAGAASLGERTLLRRFRKATGDTPLDYVQRLRIEAARRLLETTPRTVEDISQSVGYADTTSFRRRFKARTGLSPGSYRKRFALR